The Prevotella sp. E2-28 genome includes the window CACATCATCTGGTACATGTCGTCACACTTGTTGGCCCACACTTGGTCTTTCATATAGTCGCCGTTCTCCTGTAAGTACTGCAACTTCTGCCTTGCAAGGCCCAGCGTCTGCTTCAAGTCATCGAAAGACGTTATGTCTGTGTCTTTATGCGTCTTATGAAGAGCGTCATTGGCATCAATAACGGCACTCTCGATAATGTCGCAGCACATAAATACCACCAGCAGCTTCTCCATCATTTCATCCTTGTCACTCGCAGGGATGGACGCGCACTCCTTATCAAGCATACCGACTTCCTTCTCTGCCTTACTCATGTTTTCTCCAAGGAAAATCAGCCATAGGTTTTCAATGTCTTGAGATACTTTCAGGGCCTTGGCTAAATTGCCTGTACGACGGGCTTCATTTACGGCAACGCGCAAAAGCCTGATGTCATTCCTTGACTCAAAACGCTGATGCAAGGAGACCATTATATCACTTGGTATGTTACTCGCATTCATCATCAGTCAAACAAGCCTAACTGTACAACTTCAACTCTTGGGTAAAGGTGCGTACGCTTCGAAGCCTTCGTCTTCAAATAGTCAGACTTCATCTTGTCGACAACTTCCTTACTCCATCCAGACAGGGAAATACGCTCTCTTACCCTCGTTAACTTGTTGATCCCCGTTACGCAGAACAAAGGTTTCATCATTTACTGCTATTATGTGTGAATACATCAACGTACTTCGTCTCTTCGACTTTCTCGATAACGTAGTCAATCATCGTCTTACCCATTACTTCGTCGATACTCTTCATGGCATCATTGACACTACAGCCCTGCACCAAGTAATGAACACGGCTCTTCTTCTCTTTGTCCGTCTTCTCGTCAAGCACAATAAAGGCAAGACGGGCAATATACCAAGTATCATCCGTATCTTTGTCGCTAACGAAGATTTCCCTGAACTTACAGGGATTAATATTGTCTACGCCAAACTCGCCAGACACATAAGACGCCATTTCCTCCGTAATCTTAGTCTCTGCTTCGCCAAAAGTGATGGCATCTACGACGTACTTCTCGCTCACCTTCTTCTGTGAGCCGTCTTCCATCACTTTTTCCAAAGTGATAATACATTCCTTAAATGTTCCAGAAACGGTTTTCATACCTCCAAATCAGGAAGCTGCCCAAATAAGTCGCACAAGATACAACATGTATGATAATAACAAGCATTTTCGGCCGAAAAAATATCGTTCATGCCTGAAACACCGATAAACACAGGCGTTCTGAGAGGTTATGTAACGATATAACGATAATTTCAGACCTATATATACACGTATGTATCTGATTACCTTATCAAGAGTTTACCAAAACCTCTGCAAAGATACAACTTTTTATTCATATCATACATACTATTACCAAAAACCTTTTATTTATTAGCATTTTTTATATGTATGATACCTGTTTGGTAATACATGTTACCATAAAATCATGTATGATAATATACATGTTAACACTCATTAACGGTAACCCAGAAAAATTGGTAAAAAAATTTTTAAGAGGTGACCATCGGCGGCTTGATGGGGTGAAAAAAGGGGGTTAGGGGGGGTATATGTGAGAGTAAAAGAACTTGACAAAATGCTAACTTGATGATTTTCAGCGTGTTAGCGTGTTAACAAGCCTTAAATACCTATATTATACGGGGTAATACAGCCGCAAAATGTTAATTTTTTAGTTAAATGTAAAGATTTTTGACACCCCGAGCGCACGCCACCTTATTTAGAAATATTCTAAATACTCGTGAAACATTTCGCCCGTGAAACACCCTTATTTTGCCGACAAATACCTATTTTATATCGACGTTTGCACCTTTTTTGCCGACATAAACCCTTATAAAGTTTCTTTTTTGTCGGTTTTTTGTAGTAATTTTGTAGGTACAAAAGGGGGCGGACATACAGAGAGCCGCCACAAGTAAAAATAATTGACAAAGGAAAAGCGAGCCGCCAAAGTAGGGCTGCAAAGATTATGACAAATTCAACAAGTGAGAAATCCACAAATGTATGGAAAGAAAGAAAGAATGACGTTGCGGGTATTAGAGCGTTTATTGTTAGCGACCTGGCAAACGCTGCTTTCGAGATTTTTCAAAAGCGCGCTAAACTGACAGAAGAAGAAATGAATGAGTTTCGAACCATCACGAAAGACGCCACAATTGTATTTACGCAACCCTCAGAAGAGACACTAAAGGCAGACTCTGCAAGTGAAAATCCACGTTTCACAAAAGGCCGTGCATTTGGCTCTATTCAGTGGTACAAGAAGTCACAAGTAGTAGAAACTGCATTAAACGTTGTTAGCTCTTATTCCTCATATCTCTCATACATGGAGACAAAGGAAAATCAAGCAGAGAGAGACGAAAAGAAGTTGGCCGCCGCCGCTGCTCTTCTAGGTGTAGATTTGGAGACGCTAAAGGCTCTGAAGAAATAAGAGAGAGAACACACAACACGAAAAACGGGAGGGAGTTTAAAAACTCTCTCTCTTTTGTTATTACCATTTTTTAAAATATCCTCACTGATGAGTCTTTGAAAATTAAGACGAAACACGAATTGTGTCTGAGGAAACTCACGGAGAACGACTCTACCGAACGAGTGAGCCGAACAATTTAAACGAACGAACGAAATGAACAAAAGCGAACGAATGAACAAGCAGAACGAACGAACAATTCGTTTTATGATTCTGCACCATCTGAACGAGGCGATTATCTGCCTCAATTATCTCAGAGTATTCGAGAGAGACGACGATTCAGTAATGGCGAATGATTTCCGCAGACTGACGAACGAGCACAAGGATGCTGCGAATTATTGGAGAAACAAGTTGAACAATTAAACTGAGCGATTATGCTATACCTAGTAAGAGAGCGTTTTGCGAAATGCGCACAGAGACATTTGGACAAATCTGGCGAAATGGTAGACCTTGCCGCAAAGAACAGAAGCAACGATAAATGGTACTTCTACATGAAGATGGCAGACCAACATATAGAAATGGCTAGATTCTGGAGGATGGCAGCGAACAATCTGCACTACAAGCCTGGAACCTGGGCTTATACATTCTGAAACACAGAGCACGGCGGGAGATTTCTCCCGTTGTAATGTGGCTCACCAATGGTGAACGGTTGCAAGCCCGTATTCGACAACACATTGCAGAGCGGTTAGAGCGTATGAGGAGACGTGAGAGCCTCAGCCGTCACGCAGGAGTGCTGAATGTACGTGTACATTCGTGGGCATATCCGAGCAGTAGCCCGAACGGGGAACAGCCGAACGGGAATTGGTGTGCGACACGTCTACGCCCCCATCTGCACAGAGAATAATAAATCATATTCTTTTAATCGTCTGCCGTCCGAGAGTACGAGATACTAGAGCGAACGACAGACGAACGGCTTGGCTACTTGGCTGTGTGGTGCATCGACGGATGCAGTACGATAAGTACGGTGGTTCCCCACGAAAGTACGACAATTCATTTAATCACTTTAGTAAATTGTCGGGCAAATTTATTGCGGCACGAAAGATATTACGGGTGCGAGACCCATAGAATAAAGAATTGGTTTGGCA containing:
- a CDS encoding DUF4494 domain-containing protein — translated: MKTVSGTFKECIITLEKVMEDGSQKKVSEKYVVDAITFGEAETKITEEMASYVSGEFGVDNINPCKFREIFVSDKDTDDTWYIARLAFIVLDEKTDKEKKSRVHYLVQGCSVNDAMKSIDEVMGKTMIDYVIEKVEETKYVDVFTHNSSK